In the Gorilla gorilla gorilla isolate KB3781 chromosome 10, NHGRI_mGorGor1-v2.1_pri, whole genome shotgun sequence genome, one interval contains:
- the TSFM gene encoding elongation factor Ts, mitochondrial isoform X4, whose amino-acid sequence MCRLKKSSRGEDCVPPTSRWHHTRLVRSAGEFWPFRRAVGLLPHQCTREREFIAAREMSLLRSLRVFLVARTGSHPAGSLLRQSPQPRHTFHAGPRLSASASSKELLMKLRRKTGYSFVNCKKALETCGGDLKQAEIWLHKEAQKEGWSKAAKLQGRKTKEGLIGLLQEGNTTVLVEVNCETDFVSRNLKFQLLVQQVALGTMMHCQTLKDQPSTYSKENWEKT is encoded by the exons ATGTGTCGTCTCAAGAAATCAAGTAGAGGCGAGGACTGTGTTCCTCCGACCAGCAGGTGGCACCATACTCGTTTAGTGCGTTCCGCTGGAGAATTCTGGCCCTTCCGCCGCGCCGTAGGTTTGTTGCCTCACCAGTGCACCCGCGAGAGGGAGTTTATCGCGGCCAGGGAGATGTCGCTGCTGCGGTCGCTGCGCGTGTTCCTGGTCGCGCGGACCGGGAGCCACCCG GCTGGGTCTCTTCTGCGTCAGTCGCCCCAGCCAAGGCACACATTTCATGCTGGGCCCcgtctgtctgcctcggcctccagcaAGGAGCTCCTCATGAAGCTGCGGCGGAAAACAGGCTACTCCTTTGTAAATTGCAAGAAAGCTCTGGAGACTTGTGGCGGGGACCTcaaacag GCAGAGATCTGGCTCCACAAGGAGGCCCAGAAGGAGGGCTGGAGCAAAGCTGCCAAGCTCCAAGGGAGGAAGACCAAAGAAGGCCTGATTGGGCTGTTGCAGGAAGGAAACACAACTGTATTAGTAGAG GTAAACTGTGAGACAGattttgtttctagaaatttaaaatttcaactgtTGGTCCAGCAAGTAGCCCTTGGAACCATGATGCATTGTCAGACCCTAAAGGATCAACCCTCTACATACAGTAAA gaaaactGGGAGAAAACATGA
- the TSFM gene encoding elongation factor Ts, mitochondrial isoform X3, which yields MCRLKKSSRGEDCVPPTSRWHHTRLVRSAGEFWPFRRAVGLLPHQCTREREFIAAREMSLLRSLRVFLVARTGSHPAGSLLRQSPQPRHTFHAGPRLSASASSKELLMKLRRKTGYSFVNCKKALETCGGDLKQAEIWLHKEAQKEGWSKAAKLQGRKTKEGLIGLLQEGNTTVLVEVNCETDFVSRNLKFQLLVQQVALGTMMHCQTLKDQPSTYSKGFLNSSELSGLPAGPDREGSLKDQLALAIGLPFQIGAVSELQLPESNFLQNTSS from the exons ATGTGTCGTCTCAAGAAATCAAGTAGAGGCGAGGACTGTGTTCCTCCGACCAGCAGGTGGCACCATACTCGTTTAGTGCGTTCCGCTGGAGAATTCTGGCCCTTCCGCCGCGCCGTAGGTTTGTTGCCTCACCAGTGCACCCGCGAGAGGGAGTTTATCGCGGCCAGGGAGATGTCGCTGCTGCGGTCGCTGCGCGTGTTCCTGGTCGCGCGGACCGGGAGCCACCCG GCTGGGTCTCTTCTGCGTCAGTCGCCCCAGCCAAGGCACACATTTCATGCTGGGCCCcgtctgtctgcctcggcctccagcaAGGAGCTCCTCATGAAGCTGCGGCGGAAAACAGGCTACTCCTTTGTAAATTGCAAGAAAGCTCTGGAGACTTGTGGCGGGGACCTcaaacag GCAGAGATCTGGCTCCACAAGGAGGCCCAGAAGGAGGGCTGGAGCAAAGCTGCCAAGCTCCAAGGGAGGAAGACCAAAGAAGGCCTGATTGGGCTGTTGCAGGAAGGAAACACAACTGTATTAGTAGAG GTAAACTGTGAGACAGattttgtttctagaaatttaaaatttcaactgtTGGTCCAGCAAGTAGCCCTTGGAACCATGATGCATTGTCAGACCCTAAAGGATCAACCCTCTACATACAGTAAA GGTTTCTTGAATTCCTCTGAGCTTTCTGGACTTCCAGCTGGGCCTGACAGAGAAGGCTCACTCAAGGATCAGTTGGCTTTAGCAATTG GTCTGCCTTTCCAAATTGGAGCTGTCTCTGAACTTCAGCTTCCTGAATCCAACTTCTTGCAGAACACCTCCTCTTGA
- the TSFM gene encoding elongation factor Ts, mitochondrial isoform X2, with product MSLLRSLRVFLVARTGSHPAGSLLRQSPQPRHTFHAGPRLSASASSKELLMKLRRKTGYSFVNCKKALETCGGDLKQAEIWLHKEAQKEGWSKAAKLQGRKTKEGLIGLLQEGNTTVLVEVNCETDFVSRNLKFQLLVQQVALGTMMHCQTLKDQPSTYSKGFLNSSELSGLPAGPDREGSLKDQLALAIGKLGENMILKRAAWVKVPSGFYVGSYVHGAMQSPSLHKLVLGKYGALVICETSEQKTNLEDVGRRLGQHVVGMAPLSVGSLDDEPGGEAETKMLSQPYLLDPSITLGQYVQPQGVSVVDFVRFECGEGEEAAETE from the exons ATGTCGCTGCTGCGGTCGCTGCGCGTGTTCCTGGTCGCGCGGACCGGGAGCCACCCG GCTGGGTCTCTTCTGCGTCAGTCGCCCCAGCCAAGGCACACATTTCATGCTGGGCCCcgtctgtctgcctcggcctccagcaAGGAGCTCCTCATGAAGCTGCGGCGGAAAACAGGCTACTCCTTTGTAAATTGCAAGAAAGCTCTGGAGACTTGTGGCGGGGACCTcaaacag GCAGAGATCTGGCTCCACAAGGAGGCCCAGAAGGAGGGCTGGAGCAAAGCTGCCAAGCTCCAAGGGAGGAAGACCAAAGAAGGCCTGATTGGGCTGTTGCAGGAAGGAAACACAACTGTATTAGTAGAG GTAAACTGTGAGACAGattttgtttctagaaatttaaaatttcaactgtTGGTCCAGCAAGTAGCCCTTGGAACCATGATGCATTGTCAGACCCTAAAGGATCAACCCTCTACATACAGTAAA GGTTTCTTGAATTCCTCTGAGCTTTCTGGACTTCCAGCTGGGCCTGACAGAGAAGGCTCACTCAAGGATCAGTTGGCTTTAGCAATTG gaaaactGGGAGAAAACATGATTCTTAAACGAGCTGCATGGGTGAAGGTGCCATCTGGGTTCTACGTTGGCTCTTATGTCCACGGAGCAATGCAGAGTCCCTCACTTCACAAGCTGGTGCTGGGGAAGTATGGGGCCCTGGTCATCTGTGAGACGTCTGAACAGAAAACAAACCTTGAAGACGTTGGCCGCCGCCTTGGGCAGCATGTGGTGGGCATGGCCCCCCTCTCTGTTGGCTCCCTGGACGATGAGCCTGGGGGAGAGGCAGAGACTAAGATGCTGTCCCAGCCGTATTTGCTGGATCCCTCCATTACCTTGGGGCAGTATGTGCAGCCTCAGGGGGTGTCGGTAGTAGACTTTGTGCGGTTTGAATGTGGAGAAGGTGAAGAGGCAGCAGAAACTGAATAG
- the TSFM gene encoding elongation factor Ts, mitochondrial isoform X1 translates to MCRLKKSSRGEDCVPPTSRWHHTRLVRSAGEFWPFRRAVGLLPHQCTREREFIAAREMSLLRSLRVFLVARTGSHPAGSLLRQSPQPRHTFHAGPRLSASASSKELLMKLRRKTGYSFVNCKKALETCGGDLKQAEIWLHKEAQKEGWSKAAKLQGRKTKEGLIGLLQEGNTTVLVEVNCETDFVSRNLKFQLLVQQVALGTMMHCQTLKDQPSTYSKGFLNSSELSGLPAGPDREGSLKDQLALAIGKLGENMILKRAAWVKVPSGFYVGSYVHGAMQSPSLHKLVLGKYGALVICETSEQKTNLEDVGRRLGQHVVGMAPLSVGSLDDEPGGEAETKMLSQPYLLDPSITLGQYVQPQGVSVVDFVRFECGEGEEAAETE, encoded by the exons ATGTGTCGTCTCAAGAAATCAAGTAGAGGCGAGGACTGTGTTCCTCCGACCAGCAGGTGGCACCATACTCGTTTAGTGCGTTCCGCTGGAGAATTCTGGCCCTTCCGCCGCGCCGTAGGTTTGTTGCCTCACCAGTGCACCCGCGAGAGGGAGTTTATCGCGGCCAGGGAGATGTCGCTGCTGCGGTCGCTGCGCGTGTTCCTGGTCGCGCGGACCGGGAGCCACCCG GCTGGGTCTCTTCTGCGTCAGTCGCCCCAGCCAAGGCACACATTTCATGCTGGGCCCcgtctgtctgcctcggcctccagcaAGGAGCTCCTCATGAAGCTGCGGCGGAAAACAGGCTACTCCTTTGTAAATTGCAAGAAAGCTCTGGAGACTTGTGGCGGGGACCTcaaacag GCAGAGATCTGGCTCCACAAGGAGGCCCAGAAGGAGGGCTGGAGCAAAGCTGCCAAGCTCCAAGGGAGGAAGACCAAAGAAGGCCTGATTGGGCTGTTGCAGGAAGGAAACACAACTGTATTAGTAGAG GTAAACTGTGAGACAGattttgtttctagaaatttaaaatttcaactgtTGGTCCAGCAAGTAGCCCTTGGAACCATGATGCATTGTCAGACCCTAAAGGATCAACCCTCTACATACAGTAAA GGTTTCTTGAATTCCTCTGAGCTTTCTGGACTTCCAGCTGGGCCTGACAGAGAAGGCTCACTCAAGGATCAGTTGGCTTTAGCAATTG gaaaactGGGAGAAAACATGATTCTTAAACGAGCTGCATGGGTGAAGGTGCCATCTGGGTTCTACGTTGGCTCTTATGTCCACGGAGCAATGCAGAGTCCCTCACTTCACAAGCTGGTGCTGGGGAAGTATGGGGCCCTGGTCATCTGTGAGACGTCTGAACAGAAAACAAACCTTGAAGACGTTGGCCGCCGCCTTGGGCAGCATGTGGTGGGCATGGCCCCCCTCTCTGTTGGCTCCCTGGACGATGAGCCTGGGGGAGAGGCAGAGACTAAGATGCTGTCCCAGCCGTATTTGCTGGATCCCTCCATTACCTTGGGGCAGTATGTGCAGCCTCAGGGGGTGTCGGTAGTAGACTTTGTGCGGTTTGAATGTGGAGAAGGTGAAGAGGCAGCAGAAACTGAATAG